In Scleropages formosus chromosome 18, fSclFor1.1, whole genome shotgun sequence, one DNA window encodes the following:
- the LOC108940634 gene encoding transcription factor E2F3-like, which produces MPPGRRKTVSISSAAGEAVLRLVGASARHRRAAASTSSCTQDDVLETSARLAHSDRGPEPPGDQKDATPRGAGSGAVEERRALRRPPAKRRLELDLVDDTLMSRGAKVLRCGDDAGIVRTSFTGRPVKQGPVKSRADTSLGVLTRKFFQMLSQGNGVLDLNKAAKSLEVQKRRLYDITNVLQGVRLVRKLSKNNVQWTGCRLSDFQGTVSHFQGLRSQLRQLAQEEEKLDKLINRSNVHMKEMSEEDLGHKFAYVTYQDIRTIECLQDQTVVVIKAPYETKLEVPGLQEKYQIHLSSIRGPIDVFLCPDVLPPSPSESTVDENGNSSVRHVSEGSDNVCGQKSSPDSSVTVGGGSAVGSPFACLDQNLVNLMLPANEEYLLSLGEEEGISDLFDAFDFDRLPLDGLF; this is translated from the exons ATGCCGCCCGGCAGGAGGAAGACGGTCTCTATCTCTTCGGCCGCGGGGGAAGCGGTGCTGCGGCTCGTGGGGGCGTCCGCGCGGCACCGGCGAGCCGCCGCGTCGACGAGCTCGTGCACACAGGACGACGTGCTGGAGACGTCGGCGCGTCTCGCGCACTCAGACCGCGGGCCCGAGCCTCCGGGTGACCAGAAGGACGCGACCCCCCGCGGCGCGGGAAGCGGAGCGGTGGAGGAGCGGCGCGCGCTCAGGCGGCCACCG GCAAAGCGGCGGCTTGAACTGGATCTGGTTGACGACACGCTCATGAGCCGTGGCGCTAAGGTCCTCAGGTGCGGTGACGACGCCGGGATAGTCCGCACCAGTTTTACAG GTCGCCCCGTAAAGCAAGGCCCCGTTAAGTCCCGCGCCGACACGTCGCTCGGTGTGCTCACCCGGAAGTTCTTCCAGATGTTGAGCCAGGGCAACGGCGTGCTGGACCTGAACAAGGCCGCCAAGTCACTGGAGGTCCAGAAGAGGCGCCTGTACGACATCACCAACGTGCTGCAGGGCGTCCGGCTCGTGCGGAAGCTCTCCAAGAACAACGTTCAGTGGAC GGGCTGCCGTCTGTCCGACTTCCAGGGCACCGTGAGCCACTTCCAAGGCCTGCGGAGCCAGCTGAGGCAGCTGgcccaggaggaggagaagctggaCAAGCTGATCAACAGGAGCAACGTCCACATGAAGGAGATGAGCGAAGAGGACCTCGGCCACAA GTTCGCTTACGTGACGTACCAGGACATCCGCACGATCGAGTGTCTGCAGGACCAGACCGTGGTTGTGATCAAAGCTCCCTATGAGACCAAGCTGGAGGTACCTGggctgcaggag AAGTACCAGATTCACCTGTCCAGCATCAGGGGGCCCATCGATGTGTTCCTGTGTCCCGACGTGCTGCCGCCCAGTCCCTCCGAGAGTACCGTGGACGAGAACGGGAACTCCTCCGTGCGCCACGTCTCCGAGG GTTCAGATAACGTGTGTGGGCAGAAGTCGAGCCCCGACTCTTCTGTGACGGTCGGCGGCGGGTCAGCTGTCGGGTCGCCCTTCGCTTGCCTGGACCAGAACTTGGTGAACCTCATGCTCCCCGCCAACGAAGAGTACCTCCTAAgcctgggggaggaggagggcatCAGCGACCTCTTCGACGCCTTCGATTTCGACAGACTGCCGCTCGACGGCCTGTTCTGA